One window from the genome of Streptomyces sp. NBC_00287 encodes:
- a CDS encoding DUF3107 domain-containing protein gives MEVKIGVQHAPREIVLESGQTAEEVERAVSEALAGKSALLSLVDEHGRKVLVPADRLAYVELGEPAPRKVGFGAL, from the coding sequence GTGGAGGTCAAGATCGGCGTGCAGCACGCGCCCCGCGAGATCGTTCTGGAGAGCGGTCAGACTGCCGAGGAGGTCGAGCGGGCGGTGTCCGAGGCGCTGGCCGGCAAGTCGGCGCTGCTGAGCCTCGTGGACGAGCACGGCCGCAAGGTCCTCGTCCCGGCCGACCGTCTCGCGTACGTCGAGCTCGGCGAGCCGGCCCCGCGCAAGGTGGGCTTCGGCGCGCTGTAA
- a CDS encoding TetR/AcrR family transcriptional regulator yields MTAIEQTEAARPRGTRLPRRARRNQLLGAAQEVFVAQGYHAAAMDDIAERAGVSKPVLYQHFPGKLDLYLALLDQHCESLIQSVRHALASTTDNKQRVRATMDAYFAYVEDDGGAFRLVFESDLTNEPAVRERVDKVTNECAEAICDVIAEDTGLSRAESMLLASGLGGLAQVVARSWLHSDRSVPRDQAVQLLTSLAWRGIAGFPLHGTDQHH; encoded by the coding sequence GTGACAGCCATCGAGCAGACAGAGGCGGCGCGCCCGCGAGGGACGCGCCTGCCGCGCCGTGCCCGACGCAACCAGCTGCTGGGCGCCGCGCAGGAAGTCTTCGTGGCGCAGGGCTACCACGCGGCCGCGATGGACGACATCGCCGAGCGCGCCGGCGTCAGCAAGCCGGTGCTCTACCAGCACTTCCCGGGCAAGCTCGACCTCTATCTCGCCCTGCTGGACCAGCACTGCGAGTCCCTGATCCAGTCCGTACGCCACGCGCTCGCGTCGACGACCGACAACAAGCAGCGCGTACGGGCGACCATGGACGCGTATTTCGCGTACGTCGAGGACGACGGCGGCGCCTTCCGGCTGGTCTTCGAGTCGGACCTGACCAATGAGCCCGCGGTCCGCGAGCGCGTGGACAAGGTCACGAACGAGTGCGCGGAGGCGATCTGCGACGTCATCGCGGAGGACACGGGCCTCTCCCGCGCGGAGTCGATGCTGCTGGCCTCCGGTCTGGGCGGCCTCGCCCAGGTCGTGGCCCGCTCCTGGCTGCACAGCGACCGCAGCGTCCCGCGCGACCAGGCGGTGCAGCTACTGACCTCGCTCGCCTGGCGAGGCATCGCGGGCTTCCCGCTGCACGGCACCGACCAGCACCACTGA
- a CDS encoding alpha/beta fold hydrolase: MSSTELPSAAPAANVLPKVSTVRVAEGERLRSVGLPGITLTVRSRPPARAGLPPALYVHGLGGSSQNWSDLMRELEADVDGEAVDLPGFGDSPPPDDGDYSITAHARAVIRYLDASGRGPVHLFGNSLGGAVATRVSAVRPDLVRTLTLVSPALPEIRVQRSAVPTALLAVPGVVALFTRITREWSAEQRVRGVLGLCYGDPGRVSPEGFRNAVEEMERRLQLPYFWDAMARSARGIVNAYTLGGQHALWRQAERVLAPTLLVYGGRDQLVGYRMARRAARAFRESRLLSLPEAGHVAMMEYPGVVARAFRELLADVEGGGADAASDDGEPLTETAGS; encoded by the coding sequence ATGTCTTCGACCGAGCTGCCGTCCGCCGCCCCGGCGGCCAACGTACTGCCGAAGGTGTCGACCGTCAGGGTCGCGGAGGGCGAGCGGCTGCGATCGGTCGGGCTGCCGGGAATCACGCTGACGGTACGGTCCAGGCCGCCGGCCCGCGCGGGGCTGCCGCCGGCGTTGTACGTCCATGGGCTCGGCGGTTCCTCGCAGAACTGGTCGGACCTGATGCGGGAGCTGGAGGCGGACGTCGACGGCGAGGCCGTGGACCTGCCCGGATTCGGCGATTCGCCGCCGCCGGACGACGGCGACTACTCGATCACCGCCCACGCGCGGGCGGTCATCCGTTACCTCGACGCCTCGGGTCGCGGGCCCGTGCATCTCTTCGGCAATTCGCTCGGCGGCGCGGTCGCCACGCGCGTCTCCGCCGTACGACCCGATCTCGTCCGTACGCTCACGCTCGTGTCGCCCGCCCTTCCCGAGATCCGAGTCCAGCGGTCCGCCGTGCCCACCGCGCTGCTGGCGGTGCCCGGAGTGGTCGCGCTCTTCACCCGGATCACCAGGGAGTGGTCGGCGGAGCAGCGGGTGCGCGGGGTCCTGGGCCTTTGTTACGGCGATCCCGGGCGGGTGAGCCCGGAGGGGTTCCGCAACGCCGTGGAGGAGATGGAGCGGCGGCTGCAACTGCCGTACTTCTGGGACGCGATGGCGCGTTCCGCGCGCGGGATCGTCAACGCCTACACGCTCGGCGGCCAGCACGCGCTCTGGCGCCAGGCCGAGCGAGTCCTCGCCCCGACGCTCCTCGTCTACGGCGGCCGCGACCAGCTCGTCGGCTACCGCATGGCCCGGCGTGCGGCCCGCGCCTTCCGTGAATCCCGGTTGCTGAGCCTGCCTGAGGCGGGGCACGTGGCGATGATGGAGTATCCGGGCGTGGTGGCCCGGGCGTTCCGTGAACTGCTCGCCGATGTCGAGGGCGGTGGTGCCGACGCGGCCTCGGACGACGGTGAGCCACTGACCGAGACCGCGGGGAGCTGA
- a CDS encoding DUF3152 domain-containing protein, producing the protein MGRHSRRGPAPKGDAADRTGRRGAPQGAPPGGPRVSDGTPPRGVPRFPDGTPAHGVPRFPDGTPAHGVPRFPDGTPAHGVPRFPDGTPAHGMPGLPDGTPAHGVPRFPDGTPAHGMPRLPDGTPAHGVPRYPDGTPAHGTPRYPDGTPAHGVPRVRGGHPEHLEAGGGWGELRSGSVASGVGIPQQRPAPVRRGPRQEYVDAFEDVDVFTPRTSADPYAAVTDWSAEVGVRSETEDDYPPPTGEPASAKGSKGRAFTGIAAAAVTTVLAIVVAGQVTDRGEDSDVQSQSATDQARDARDSASRSDGRPTPSESAVAPLTYEQKMGKTYALSATLDGSGKFDAVQGIDKAPGEGQKFTYRVDVEQGLGLDGELFAQAVQKTLNDDRSWAHNGARTFERVYSGKPDFVITLASPGTTADWCAKSGLDTTVDNVSCDSAATERVMINAYRWAQGSETYGDRIHAYRQMLINHEVGHRLGYHHVTCDKDGDLAPVMQQQTKFLEHDGISCRPNAWAYPGS; encoded by the coding sequence GTGGGACGCCACAGCCGGCGGGGGCCTGCGCCCAAGGGAGACGCAGCGGACAGGACGGGACGGCGGGGGGCTCCTCAGGGGGCGCCGCCGGGGGGTCCCCGCGTCTCTGACGGGACACCTCCGCGCGGTGTGCCGCGGTTTCCTGATGGGACTCCGGCTCATGGTGTGCCGCGGTTTCCTGATGGGACTCCGGCGCATGGTGTGCCGCGGTTTCCTGACGGGACTCCGGCGCATGGTGTGCCGCGGTTTCCTGATGGGACTCCGGCTCATGGGATGCCTGGCCTTCCTGACGGGACTCCGGCGCATGGTGTGCCGCGGTTTCCTGATGGGACTCCGGCTCATGGGATGCCTCGCCTCCCTGACGGCACTCCGGCTCATGGTGTGCCGCGCTACCCCGACGGCACCCCGGCTCATGGCACCCCCCGCTACCCCGACGGCACCCCCGCGCATGGCGTCCCCCGAGTTCGTGGTGGGCATCCCGAGCATCTTGAAGCCGGTGGTGGCTGGGGTGAGTTGAGGAGCGGGTCGGTTGCGAGCGGGGTCGGGATACCGCAGCAGCGGCCCGCGCCTGTGCGTCGTGGGCCTCGGCAGGAGTACGTCGATGCCTTCGAGGACGTCGACGTCTTTACGCCGCGGACCTCCGCCGACCCGTACGCCGCCGTCACCGACTGGTCCGCCGAGGTCGGCGTACGGAGCGAGACCGAGGACGACTACCCGCCGCCCACCGGCGAGCCCGCCTCCGCCAAGGGCTCCAAGGGGCGTGCCTTCACCGGTATCGCGGCCGCCGCCGTCACCACCGTGCTCGCGATCGTGGTCGCCGGCCAGGTCACGGACCGGGGCGAGGACTCCGACGTACAGTCGCAGTCGGCCACCGACCAGGCGCGGGACGCGCGGGACTCCGCCTCGCGCAGTGACGGGCGGCCGACGCCGTCGGAGTCGGCGGTGGCGCCGCTGACGTACGAGCAGAAGATGGGCAAGACGTACGCGCTGAGCGCCACGCTCGACGGGTCGGGGAAGTTCGACGCCGTACAGGGCATCGACAAGGCGCCCGGCGAGGGGCAGAAGTTCACCTACCGCGTGGACGTGGAACAGGGGCTCGGTCTTGACGGCGAGCTCTTCGCGCAGGCCGTGCAGAAGACGCTGAACGACGACCGGAGTTGGGCGCACAACGGCGCACGCACCTTCGAGCGTGTCTACTCCGGCAAGCCCGATTTCGTGATCACCCTGGCCAGCCCGGGCACGACCGCCGACTGGTGTGCCAAGTCGGGCCTGGACACCACCGTGGACAACGTGTCCTGCGACTCGGCCGCCACCGAGCGCGTGATGATCAACGCCTATCGATGGGCGCAGGGGTCGGAGACCTACGGCGATCGGATCCACGCCTACCGGCAGATGCTGATCAACCACGAGGTCGGCCACCGGCTCGGCTACCACCACGTCACCTGCGACAAGGACGGCGACCTCGCCCCGGTCATGCAGCAGCAGACCAAGTTCCTGGAGCATGACGGGATCAGCTGCCGCCCCAACGCCTGGGCGTATCCGGGGAGCTGA
- a CDS encoding DUF3492 domain-containing protein, translated as MRIGLLTEGGYPYVSGDARLWCDRLVRGLGQHEFDVYALSRSERQEDEGWVPLPPQVRRVRTAPLWSAEDDGVAHGRRARRRFSEHYGALAAAVCAGADPQDADSGRSSDVVADRFGNALYGLAELARDEGGLAGALRSETAVRALERACRAPGALRTAREARVPDLLTVAAHLERALRPLSLDWYEDEGLGSVDLCHAASGGAAALPGLLARHFAGVPLLVTEYGVRLRTHYLAATDAPPAVRALLAAFHGRLAAEIYGRAEIVTPGNAHARRWQEHCGADRAKLRTVYPGMDASRFAEVGEAPERAGPDTLVWVGRVEPAKDLVSLLHAFAEIRKEEPKTRLRIVGAPAGSEGAAYLGHCKALAAQLFPDEADGLHAVGDNPVSFEEIGGPELPTLADAYAAGAVTVLSSVVEGFPISLVEAMFCGRATVSTDVGAVVEVIGGTGLVVPPRNPRALAEACVALLRDPERRERLGAAARARALELFTVEQNIRAFHGIYLEIVARCPVRRVVLDATGEPLPFAVPAEAHVPGRWTGPAARLMARGGPGWAAGPPVRATAQVAAEGAR; from the coding sequence GTGCGCATCGGACTGCTTACGGAGGGTGGCTATCCGTATGTGAGCGGTGACGCCAGGCTCTGGTGCGACCGGCTCGTGCGCGGGCTCGGGCAGCACGAGTTCGACGTCTACGCGCTCAGCCGCAGCGAGCGCCAGGAGGACGAGGGCTGGGTCCCGCTGCCACCGCAGGTCAGACGGGTCCGGACGGCGCCGCTGTGGAGTGCGGAGGATGACGGGGTGGCGCACGGGCGGCGTGCGCGCCGGCGCTTCTCCGAGCACTACGGCGCGCTGGCCGCGGCGGTGTGTGCCGGAGCCGATCCTCAGGACGCAGACTCCGGGAGGTCGTCGGATGTTGTGGCGGACCGTTTCGGCAACGCGCTGTACGGGCTCGCCGAACTCGCCCGCGACGAGGGCGGCCTGGCCGGCGCCCTCCGGTCCGAGACCGCCGTACGCGCCCTGGAACGCGCCTGTCGCGCGCCGGGCGCCCTCCGCACGGCCCGCGAGGCGCGCGTCCCCGATCTGCTCACCGTCGCCGCCCACCTGGAGCGCGCGCTACGCCCCCTCTCGCTCGACTGGTACGAGGACGAAGGGCTGGGCTCGGTCGACCTGTGCCACGCCGCCTCCGGTGGCGCGGCGGCCCTGCCCGGACTGCTCGCCCGGCACTTCGCGGGTGTACCGCTGCTGGTGACCGAGTACGGCGTGCGGCTGCGTACGCACTACCTCGCCGCCACCGACGCCCCGCCCGCCGTACGCGCGCTGCTCGCCGCCTTCCACGGCCGGCTCGCCGCCGAGATCTACGGCCGGGCCGAGATCGTCACGCCCGGCAACGCGCACGCCCGCCGCTGGCAGGAGCACTGCGGCGCCGACCGCGCCAAACTGCGCACGGTCTACCCCGGCATGGACGCATCCCGCTTCGCGGAGGTCGGCGAGGCACCGGAGCGCGCCGGTCCCGACACCCTCGTCTGGGTCGGCCGGGTGGAACCCGCCAAGGACCTGGTCTCCCTGCTCCACGCCTTCGCCGAGATCCGCAAGGAGGAGCCGAAGACGCGGCTGCGGATCGTCGGCGCCCCGGCCGGTTCCGAGGGCGCGGCCTATCTCGGCCACTGCAAGGCGCTGGCCGCGCAGCTCTTCCCCGACGAGGCGGACGGACTGCACGCCGTCGGCGACAACCCCGTGTCCTTCGAGGAGATCGGCGGCCCGGAGCTGCCGACGCTCGCCGACGCGTACGCCGCGGGCGCCGTGACCGTGCTGTCCAGCGTCGTCGAGGGCTTTCCGATCAGCCTCGTCGAGGCCATGTTCTGCGGCCGCGCGACCGTGTCCACGGATGTGGGCGCGGTGGTCGAGGTCATCGGCGGCACCGGACTCGTCGTACCCCCGCGCAATCCGCGGGCGCTCGCCGAGGCGTGCGTGGCGCTGCTGCGCGACCCGGAGCGCCGCGAGCGCCTGGGCGCCGCCGCACGCGCGCGTGCCCTCGAACTGTTCACGGTCGAGCAGAACATCAGGGCATTTCACGGCATTTACCTGGAGATCGTCGCGCGCTGCCCGGTCCGCCGCGTCGTCCTCGACGCGACCGGCGAACCCCTGCCGTTCGCCGTGCCCGCCGAGGCCCATGTCCCCGGCCGCTGGACCGGCCCCGCCGCACGTCTCATGGCGAGGGGCGGACCCGGCTGGGCGGCGGGCCCGCCCGTACGGGCCACTGCGCAGGTGGCCGCGGAGGGGGCGCGATGA
- a CDS encoding NAD-dependent epimerase/dehydratase family protein: MRVLLIGANGYLGRYVADRLLADPAVQLTALGRGDDADVRFDLASGSPGALTRFLDAVHPGVVINCAGATRGGARELTRHNTVAVATVCEALRRSGCGARLVQIGCGAEYGPSQPGSSTAEDAVPRPGGPYGVSKLAATELVLGSGLDAVVLRVFSPAGPGTPAGSPLGRLAEAMRRAMQSGDGELKLGGLGAQRDFIDVRDVARAVHAASLSAAQGVINIGSGRAVRLRDAAAILARVAGYGGALHELDGPPGPLRAAIGHPRSDPDHAAPVAYPYPDGCGSWQQADVRTARDRLGWRPRINLEESLADIWMEAACRI; this comes from the coding sequence ATGAGAGTCCTGCTGATCGGGGCCAACGGCTACCTGGGCCGCTACGTCGCCGACCGTCTGCTCGCCGACCCGGCCGTCCAGCTCACCGCTCTCGGCCGCGGCGACGACGCCGACGTCCGCTTCGACCTCGCGTCCGGCAGCCCCGGTGCCCTCACCCGCTTCCTCGACGCGGTCCACCCGGGCGTCGTCATCAACTGCGCCGGCGCCACCCGCGGCGGCGCCCGCGAACTCACCCGCCACAACACCGTCGCCGTCGCCACCGTCTGCGAGGCCCTGCGCCGCAGCGGCTGCGGCGCGCGTCTGGTGCAGATCGGCTGCGGTGCCGAATACGGCCCCAGCCAACCCGGCTCCTCCACCGCGGAGGACGCCGTGCCGCGCCCCGGCGGCCCGTACGGCGTGAGCAAACTCGCCGCCACCGAACTCGTCCTCGGCTCCGGCCTGGACGCCGTGGTGCTGCGCGTCTTCTCACCGGCGGGCCCCGGCACGCCCGCCGGATCGCCGCTCGGCCGGCTCGCCGAGGCCATGCGCCGCGCGATGCAGTCCGGCGACGGCGAGCTCAAGCTCGGCGGACTCGGCGCCCAGCGCGACTTCATCGACGTCCGCGATGTCGCCCGCGCCGTGCACGCGGCGTCCCTCTCCGCCGCGCAGGGCGTCATCAACATCGGCTCGGGCCGCGCCGTCCGCCTCCGCGACGCCGCCGCGATCCTCGCCCGCGTGGCCGGATACGGCGGCGCCCTCCACGAACTCGACGGCCCGCCAGGACCGCTGCGGGCCGCCATCGGCCACCCCCGCTCCGACCCGGACCACGCGGCCCCCGTCGCGTACCCGTACCCGGACGGCTGCGGCAGCTGGCAGCAGGCCGATGTGCGCACCGCACGCGACCGGCTCGGCTGGCGGCCCCGGATCAATCTCGAAGAGTCCCTCGCCGACATCTGGATGGAGGCGGCATGCCGCATCTGA
- a CDS encoding spherulation-specific family 4 protein gives MPHLTSTKPGTASTDLRTGLGVPGFAHPLVAPAEWAELVRPGTPLHWAALDVADGPGSRPDPHCLATASRLRSAGVRVLGRLDSTYGARSFGELISEAHRYLDWYQVDGFLLDRCPTERTALPEIRRTVTTLRALRDDAHIVLGHGTHPYPGYAEHADQLVTFSGPWSDYRWSQVAEWTADYPPDHFCHFVHGVPRGHLGEALRIARWQGAATIWFTDRTDGGGSIDPWATMPGYWDEIVSRIGTGVSE, from the coding sequence ATGCCGCATCTGACCAGCACCAAACCGGGCACCGCGAGCACCGATCTGCGCACGGGGCTCGGCGTCCCCGGCTTCGCCCACCCCCTCGTCGCGCCCGCCGAGTGGGCCGAGCTCGTCCGCCCCGGCACGCCCCTCCACTGGGCCGCCCTCGATGTCGCCGACGGCCCCGGCAGCCGCCCCGACCCGCACTGCCTCGCCACGGCGAGCCGACTGCGGAGCGCCGGCGTCCGGGTCCTCGGGCGGCTGGACAGCACCTACGGCGCCCGCTCCTTCGGGGAGTTGATCTCCGAGGCCCACCGTTATCTCGACTGGTACCAGGTCGACGGCTTCCTGCTGGACCGCTGTCCCACAGAGCGGACAGCGCTCCCGGAGATCCGGCGCACGGTCACCACGCTGCGCGCGCTGCGTGACGACGCCCACATCGTCCTCGGCCACGGCACCCACCCGTACCCCGGCTACGCCGAGCACGCCGACCAACTGGTCACCTTCTCCGGGCCCTGGAGCGACTACCGCTGGTCGCAGGTGGCGGAGTGGACGGCGGACTATCCCCCCGACCACTTCTGCCACTTCGTCCACGGAGTGCCCCGCGGTCACCTGGGGGAGGCGCTGCGCATCGCCCGCTGGCAGGGCGCCGCCACGATCTGGTTCACCGACCGCACGGACGGCGGCGGGAGCATCGATCCCTGGGCGACCATGCCCGGCTACTGGGACGAAATCGTCTCGCGGATCGGAACAGGTGTCTCGGAATGA
- the moeZ gene encoding adenylyltransferase/sulfurtransferase MoeZ: MSLPPLVEPAPELTVDEVRRYSRHLIIPDVGMDGQKRLKNAKVLCVGAGGLGSPALMYLAAAGVGTLGIVEFDEVDESNLQRQIIHSQADIGRSKAESARDSVLGINPYVNVILHEERLEADNVMDIFSQYDLIVDGTDNFATRYLVNDAAVLLNKPYVWGSIYRFDGQASVFWAEHGPCYRCLYPEPPPPGMVPSCAEGGVLGVLCASIGSIQVNEAIKLLAGIGEPLVGRLMIYDALEMQYRQVKVRKDPNCAVCGENPTVTELIDYEAFCGVVSEEAQEAAAGSTITPKQLKEWIDDGENLEIIDVREINEYEIVSIPGAKLIPKNEFLMGTALEGLPQDKKIVLHCKTGVRSAEVLAVLKSAGFSDAVHVGGGVIGWVNQIEPHKPVY, encoded by the coding sequence GTGTCGCTGCCACCCCTGGTCGAGCCAGCTCCTGAGCTCACCGTAGACGAGGTCCGCAGGTACTCCCGCCACCTGATCATCCCCGATGTGGGGATGGACGGGCAGAAGCGGCTGAAGAACGCCAAGGTGCTCTGTGTGGGCGCCGGCGGCCTCGGTTCGCCGGCGCTGATGTACCTGGCCGCCGCGGGCGTCGGCACCCTCGGCATCGTGGAGTTCGACGAGGTCGACGAGTCGAACCTGCAGCGCCAGATCATCCACAGCCAGGCGGACATCGGCCGCTCGAAGGCCGAGTCCGCGCGCGATTCCGTGCTGGGCATCAACCCGTACGTGAACGTGATCCTTCACGAGGAGCGGCTGGAAGCCGACAACGTGATGGACATCTTCAGCCAGTACGACCTGATCGTCGACGGCACGGACAACTTCGCGACCCGCTACCTGGTCAACGACGCGGCCGTGCTGCTGAACAAGCCGTACGTCTGGGGCTCGATCTACCGCTTCGACGGCCAGGCCTCCGTCTTCTGGGCCGAGCACGGCCCCTGCTACCGCTGCCTCTACCCGGAGCCCCCGCCCCCCGGCATGGTCCCCTCCTGCGCCGAGGGCGGCGTCCTGGGCGTGCTGTGCGCGTCCATCGGCTCCATCCAGGTCAACGAGGCCATCAAGCTCCTCGCGGGCATCGGCGAGCCGCTGGTCGGCCGACTGATGATCTACGACGCCCTGGAGATGCAGTACCGCCAGGTCAAGGTTCGCAAGGACCCGAACTGCGCCGTCTGCGGCGAGAACCCGACCGTCACCGAGCTCATCGACTACGAGGCCTTCTGCGGCGTCGTCTCCGAGGAGGCCCAGGAGGCGGCCGCCGGCTCGACGATCACTCCCAAGCAGCTCAAGGAGTGGATCGACGACGGCGAGAACCTCGAGATCATTGACGTCCGCGAGATCAACGAGTACGAGATCGTCTCCATCCCGGGCGCCAAGCTGATCCCGAAGAACGAGTTCCTCATGGGCACCGCCCTGGAGGGCCTCCCGCAGGACAAGAAGATCGTCCTGCACTGCAAGACGGGTGTCCGCAGTGCGGAAGTCCTCGCGGTCCTGAAGTCCGCGGGCTTCTCCGACGCCGTCCACGTCGGCGGCGGCGTGATCGGCTGGGTCAACCAGATCGAGCCGCACAAGCCGGTCTACTGA
- a CDS encoding alpha/beta hydrolase → MARFVRWAALTAATALLVTGCSSGSDGGSDSKGEETGSGTPSAGSTDSGAPLPASLTSQKLDWDGCEATEDSAAPGGDWQCATLKVPLDWAEPEGETIGIALIRAKATGDDRIGSLLFNFGGPGGSGVSMMPYYSTTASKLHERYDLVSFDPRGVAASEGVRCRGDKEIQAAETVDATPDTAAEETAFFKDAGDFGKGCAKSAGKLMAHVSTTDTARDMDLMRQVLGDKKMHYFGISYGTELGGVYAHLFPENVGRLVLDAVVDPSADTVDHAKNQARGFQRALNNYLKSTGQDPEEGTRKIADLLERIDANPLPTPSERKLTQTLAVTGIVLPLYSESSWPTLTSALEAAEAGDGSELLTLADGYNERDTTGSYGTTTHSQRVISCLDAKQRPTVEETKKLLPEFEKISPVFGTFLGWDTAGWCHDWPVPGQHDSPEVSAPGAEPVLVVGNTGDPATPYEGARKMADELGKDVGVVLTWKGEGHGAYGSGSDCVDSTVDDYLLSGTVPKDGKVCS, encoded by the coding sequence ATGGCGCGTTTCGTACGGTGGGCGGCTCTGACAGCCGCCACCGCGCTCCTGGTCACGGGGTGCAGTTCGGGGAGCGACGGAGGCAGTGACAGCAAGGGCGAGGAGACCGGCAGCGGGACACCGTCGGCCGGTTCCACCGACTCCGGGGCGCCGCTGCCCGCTTCCCTGACCTCCCAGAAGCTCGACTGGGACGGCTGCGAGGCCACCGAGGACTCGGCGGCGCCCGGGGGCGACTGGCAGTGCGCGACGCTCAAGGTGCCGCTGGACTGGGCCGAGCCGGAGGGCGAGACGATCGGGATCGCGCTGATCCGCGCCAAGGCGACCGGGGACGACCGCATCGGCTCGCTGCTGTTCAACTTCGGCGGGCCCGGCGGCTCGGGCGTCTCGATGATGCCGTACTACAGCACCACCGCGTCCAAGCTGCACGAGCGCTACGACCTGGTGAGCTTCGACCCGCGCGGGGTCGCCGCCAGTGAGGGTGTGCGCTGCCGCGGCGACAAGGAGATCCAGGCGGCCGAGACGGTGGACGCCACTCCGGACACCGCGGCCGAGGAGACGGCGTTCTTCAAGGACGCCGGCGACTTCGGCAAGGGCTGTGCGAAGTCGGCCGGGAAGCTGATGGCCCATGTGTCGACCACCGACACCGCCCGCGACATGGACCTGATGCGCCAGGTCCTCGGCGACAAGAAGATGCACTACTTCGGCATCTCGTACGGCACGGAACTGGGCGGTGTGTACGCCCACTTGTTCCCCGAGAACGTGGGGCGGCTGGTCCTCGACGCGGTGGTCGACCCGAGCGCCGACACCGTGGACCACGCCAAGAACCAGGCCCGGGGCTTCCAGCGGGCGCTGAACAACTACCTGAAGTCCACCGGGCAGGATCCGGAAGAGGGTACGCGGAAGATCGCGGACCTGCTGGAGCGGATCGACGCGAACCCGCTGCCGACGCCGTCGGAGCGGAAGCTGACGCAGACGCTGGCCGTCACCGGCATCGTGCTGCCGCTGTACAGCGAGTCCAGCTGGCCCACGCTCACCAGCGCGCTGGAGGCCGCGGAGGCGGGGGACGGCTCAGAGCTGCTGACGCTCGCCGACGGCTACAACGAGCGCGACACGACGGGGAGCTACGGCACGACGACCCACTCGCAACGGGTCATATCGTGCTTGGACGCCAAGCAGCGGCCCACCGTGGAGGAGACGAAGAAGCTGCTGCCCGAGTTCGAGAAGATCTCGCCGGTGTTCGGAACCTTCCTGGGCTGGGACACGGCCGGCTGGTGCCACGACTGGCCGGTGCCGGGACAGCACGACTCCCCCGAGGTGAGTGCGCCGGGTGCGGAGCCCGTCCTGGTGGTCGGCAACACCGGCGACCCGGCGACGCCGTACGAGGGCGCCCGGAAGATGGCGGACGAGCTGGGGAAGGACGTCGGTGTGGTGCTCACCTGGAAGGGCGAGGGCCACGGTGCCTACGGCAGCGGGAGCGACTGCGTCGACTCCACGGTGGACGACTACCTGCTCTCCGGCACGGTTCCAAAGGACGGCAAGGTCTGCTCATGA